The following are from one region of the Effusibacillus lacus genome:
- the istA gene encoding IS21 family transposase — MVDKEYIRKRHFMDGWSIREISRNCKISRQTVRKMLQEAEIPKYQLTKPKPRPAMERWIPVIEAWLQEEERSAPKKQRYVSSRIYERLREEYPEEFDAAESTVRYWVRKLRNKPQEAFVPLTADAGELAEADFGRAVIKIAGKPTDVHLFVMRLRHSGVIFAHAFSSEKIEAFLEGHRLAFEWFGGIPRSVRYDNPKTAVTKILTGPMRDEHELLSSLRAHYLFDSDFCRPGEPHEKGSVENGVGYVRRHACVPVPEVSDLEAFNTHLLAWCEKTRNKRWTLWEQERSALRALPIHAHRCATTHPVLVNKLCLVSFDYNRYSVPSAYVGKTLLLRAYAERIEILHREQVVAKHVRCHERKRTFLELEHYLPILAYKPHAATHAAVVRQLPEIYHRIRIRMVNSRPDGYKDFVAILLLHQIFPAKDILEAIEAIGPDVVTAEQIRAHLFRPPTSPTCQVPDELKTYRLMKQNPARYDMLVKGVVH; from the coding sequence ATGGTCGATAAAGAGTATATCAGGAAACGGCACTTCATGGACGGATGGTCCATTCGTGAAATCAGTAGAAACTGCAAGATTTCACGACAGACGGTACGTAAAATGTTACAGGAAGCGGAGATTCCGAAGTACCAGCTCACCAAACCGAAACCCCGTCCAGCCATGGAGCGTTGGATTCCGGTCATCGAAGCATGGTTACAGGAAGAGGAGCGTTCAGCACCAAAGAAGCAGCGCTATGTCTCCTCAAGAATCTATGAACGACTCCGAGAAGAATATCCGGAAGAATTTGATGCCGCCGAATCCACGGTACGGTATTGGGTTCGCAAGCTGCGCAATAAGCCACAGGAGGCGTTTGTTCCGCTAACTGCCGATGCGGGCGAACTGGCTGAAGCAGACTTTGGACGAGCCGTGATCAAGATCGCCGGAAAACCGACGGACGTACACCTGTTTGTGATGAGATTGCGACATAGCGGAGTCATTTTCGCCCATGCTTTTTCCAGCGAGAAAATCGAGGCATTCTTGGAGGGGCATCGGCTGGCGTTTGAATGGTTTGGCGGTATCCCTCGCAGCGTTCGCTATGACAATCCAAAGACAGCCGTGACCAAAATCCTTACGGGTCCGATGCGGGATGAGCATGAACTTCTGTCGAGTTTGCGTGCCCATTACCTGTTCGACAGTGATTTTTGCCGGCCTGGAGAACCGCATGAGAAAGGCAGCGTGGAAAATGGAGTCGGTTATGTTCGTCGCCATGCCTGTGTGCCGGTTCCCGAGGTATCCGATTTGGAGGCATTCAACACCCATCTGCTCGCCTGGTGCGAGAAAACAAGGAACAAACGTTGGACCCTGTGGGAACAAGAACGTTCTGCACTCCGGGCCCTGCCCATACACGCCCACCGCTGCGCAACGACTCATCCCGTCCTGGTGAACAAGCTCTGTTTGGTGAGTTTTGACTACAACCGCTATTCAGTACCAAGTGCTTATGTAGGCAAGACTCTCCTCCTGCGAGCCTATGCCGAAAGAATCGAGATTCTTCACCGGGAGCAGGTCGTGGCCAAGCATGTTCGCTGTCATGAACGAAAGCGGACGTTCCTGGAATTAGAGCACTACCTGCCGATACTTGCCTACAAACCACACGCAGCCACACATGCCGCTGTTGTGCGCCAGTTGCCGGAAATCTACCATCGTATTCGTATACGGATGGTAAACAGTCGGCCAGACGGGTACAAGGACTTCGTGGCCATTCTGCTTTTGCACCAGATCTTTCCTGCGAAGGACATTCTAGAGGCCATTGAAGCGATTGGACCTGATGTGGTGACCGCCGAACAAATCCGAGCCCATTTGTTCCGCCCTCCCACATCTCCCACTTGTCAGGTTCCGGATGAACTCAAGACTTACCGGCTCATGAAGCAAAATCCAGCACGCTACGACATGCTCGTGAAAGGGGTTGTGCACTGA